Genomic segment of Leptospira perdikensis:
TCTACTCAATCTGATTTATGGATCATCTTTTTTAATGAAGTCGGGAATTGCTCTTGTTTTCGATTCCATACTTGTAATCATTTTTGTTTCTTATCTTTTCTTACAAAAATCCAAAAAATAAAAAAGATCCTAGCTTCGGTTTTATTTTAACTGTCAAAATAGTAAATTCAGATTGTGCTTTTTCGTTCTACTTTCGATCCATTGCCTTTTCCAAAAACTGGTTCAAGGGATATAGGTTTTGAAAGGTTTTTACAGTTTCGCTCGCAAAGTGATTTGAAGTTAAGTCTGAATTTTTTATTTTTTTGGCTACGGCAAATCCTTTGTATTTCAAAAATTCAATCATGGGATGTTCCTTATCAAATCCCTTGGGAGCTGTTTTTAATTTCTCTGCATAGAATTCCGTTCCAAAATCTTGGATGAACTTACGGTCCTCAAATATTGTTTTTAAAGTTTTCGAATCCGCTATGATTCTTTCTCTGATTTTAAATAATGATTTCGGGTCGGGCATATAACACCCACCACCGATTAGGGATTCACTTGGTTCGATGTGAAGATAATAACCCGTTCCTTCAATTTTCCGATTCCCACCTCTCATAAAAATTCCGAAGTGAGTTTTGTAAGGGCTTTTATCTTTAGAAAAACGAACATCTTTATAAATCCTAAAAATACAAGACTTGGGATCAACACCCTTTAAACTTTTATCAAACTTCTCTATCTCTGATAAAAAATAACCAGTGAGTAAAACTAATTCACTCTGGATTTCAGTAAACCGATCTTTGTTTTCAATAAACCAGGTTCGATTGTTATTTAATTTTAATTCAGATAAATAATTAAGGATGGTTTTACTTATTTTCATAACGGATAAATTCCAGTTTCACCATTTTGTGATTCACAGTAGAATTCGTAAAATATTTCCTTTTTTGCTTTCCGAATTGATTCTTAACGGTTCTGTTTGTTAGAGACCCAATTTTAGGAAAATACTTTGGAAAAGATTAGTTTCCCTTTATCAAAAAAATCGTATTTTTCGGTTTATGATTCTATTTTTCTTCCACGGCTGCACGGAAGAAAATTGTTTTATACTTATCTCACGGATCGCTTGAAACATTACAAACAAGCGGA
This window contains:
- a CDS encoding DUF2461 domain-containing protein — protein: MKISKTILNYLSELKLNNNRTWFIENKDRFTEIQSELVLLTGYFLSEIEKFDKSLKGVDPKSCIFRIYKDVRFSKDKSPYKTHFGIFMRGGNRKIEGTGYYLHIEPSESLIGGGCYMPDPKSLFKIRERIIADSKTLKTIFEDRKFIQDFGTEFYAEKLKTAPKGFDKEHPMIEFLKYKGFAVAKKIKNSDLTSNHFASETVKTFQNLYPLNQFLEKAMDRK